CGTCGCCACCCCCATCACGCCCGCGGCGGGCGCCCTCGAGGCGGTCACCTACAACGACGACGGTCTGGTGCCTGCCGTCGTCCAGGACATCGAGTCGGGCGCGGTGCTGATGCTGGCCTGGATGGACGCCGAAGCGCTCCGGCGCACGCTGGCGACAGGCAGGACCTGGTTCTGGAGCCGATCCCGCCGGGAGTACTGGTGCAAGGGCGAGACCTCCGGGGACCGGCAGTTCGTGCGCGAAGCCTCCTACGACTGTGACGGGGACA
This region of bacterium genomic DNA includes:
- the hisI gene encoding phosphoribosyl-AMP cyclohydrolase: MPAVVQDIESGAVLMLAWMDAEALRRTLATGRTWFWSRSRREYWCKGETSGDRQFVREASYDCDGDTLLFKVVQEGRGACHTGERSCFFTSFAG